The following are encoded in a window of Lagenorhynchus albirostris chromosome 3, mLagAlb1.1, whole genome shotgun sequence genomic DNA:
- the ABHD17A gene encoding alpha/beta hydrolase domain-containing protein 17A — protein sequence MNGLSVTELCCLFCCPPCPGRIAAKLAFLPPEPTYSLVPEPEPGPGGAGAAPSGTLRASASTPRRWKLHLMDRADFQYSQRELDTIEVFLTKSSRGNRISCMYVRCVPGARYTVLFSHGNAVDLGQMSSFYIGLGTRLNCNIFSYDYSGYGVSSGKPSEKNLYADIDAAWQALRTRYGISPDSIVLYGQSIGTVPTVDLASRYECAAVVLHSPLTSGMRVAFPDTKKTYCFDAFPNIEKVSKITSPVLIIHGTEDEVIDFSHGLALYERCPKAVEPLWVEGAGHNDIELYSQYLERLRRFISQELPSQRA from the exons ATGAACGGCCTGTCGGTGACTGAGCTCTGCTGCCTCTTCTGCTGCCCGCCCTGCCCCGGCCGCATCGCCGCCAAGCTCGCCTTCCTGCCTCCAGAGCCCACCTACTCGCTGGTGCCTGAGCCCGAGCCCGGGCCTGGTGGGGCCGGGGCCGCCCCCTCGGGGACCCTGCGGGCCTCGGCCAGCACCCCCAGGCGCTGGAAACTCCACCTGATGGATCGCGCCGACTTCCAGTACAGCCAGCGTGAGCTGGACACCATCGAGGTCTTCCTGACCAAGAGCAGCCGGGGCAACCGCATCTCCTGCATGTATGTGCGCTGTGTGCCCGGCGCCAG GTACACGGTTCTCTTCTCGCACGGCAACGCGGTGGACCTGGGCCAGATGAGCAGCTTCTACATTGGGCTGGGCACGCGCCTCAACTGCAACATCTTCTCCTACGACTACTCGGGCTACGGCGTGAGCTCGGGCAAGCCCTCCGAGAAGAACCTCTACGCCGACATCGATGCCGCCTGGCAGGCCCTGCGCACCAG GTACGGCATCAGCCCAGACAGCATCGTCCTGTACGGGCAGAGCATCGGCACGGTGCCCACCGTGGACCTGGCCTCGCGCTACGAGTGCGCCGCGGTGGTGCTGCACTCCCCGCTCACCTCGGGCATGCGCGTCGCCTTCCCCGACACCAAGAAGACCTACTGCTTTGACGCGTTCCCCAA CATCGAGAAGGTGTCCAAGATCACGTCGCCGGTGCTCATCATCCACGGCACGGAGGACGAGGTGATCGACTTCTCGCACGGGCTGGCGCTCTACGAGCGCTGTCCCAAGGCCGTGGAGCCTCTGTGGGTGGAGGGCGCCGGGCACAACGACATCGAGCTCTACAGCCAGTACCTGGAGCGCCTGCGCCGCTTCATCTCCCAGGAGCTGCCCAGCCAGCGCGCCTAG